A single Lactuca sativa cultivar Salinas chromosome 8, Lsat_Salinas_v11, whole genome shotgun sequence DNA region contains:
- the LOC122195313 gene encoding uncharacterized protein LOC122195313: MEAPPPTQLKKTNTYLKLQQKLLEIEAEVIQFTNLPGDTLGLDHLAEQIEKKIAFFKNLLNAETVSHDSTSNDLSEIEGKLEEVEAEFFQSNSTIVNENDDSENSSGSVCEHCSNNEPQVAGNENWKVYENSAMFYEAMMSPSEMFRKPVVPPSISEMIHEVAMPPRSDLEDRKEVSCDCEREQTGGCKKRPMRWWWRMLVVLMTVQTLV, translated from the exons ATGGAAGCACCACCACCAACTCAGTTGAAGAAAACGAATACGTACTTGAAATTGCAGCAGAAACTACTAGAAATTGAAGCAGAAGTCATCCAATTCACCAATTTACCCGGCGATACACTTGGCCTCGATCATCTCGCTGAACAAATCGAAAAAAAGATCGCGTTCTTCAAAAACCTCCTAAACGCCGAAACTGTTTCTCACGATTCGACGTCTAACGATTTGTCGGAAATTGAAGGAAAATTAGAAGAAGTGGAGGCCGAGTTTTTTCAGTCGAACTCTACAATTGTGAATGAGAATGACGATAGCGAAAACAGTTCTGGTTCTGTTTGTGAACACTGTTCCAATAATGAACCTCAGGTGGCCGGAAATGAGAATTGGAAAGTTTACGAAAATTCTGCGATGTTTTACGAAGCAATGATGTCGCCATCAGAGATGTTTCGTAAACCGGTGGTGCCGCCATCGATATCGGAGATGATTCATGAAGTAGCGATGCCGCCGCGATCTGATCTGGAAGATCGTAAAGAGGTGTCGTGTGATTGTGAGCGGGAACAAACCGGCGGATGTAAGAAGCGTCCGATgcggtggtggtggaggatgTTGGTTGTTTTAATGACGGTG CAAACTCTTGTGTAA